One part of the Denticeps clupeoides chromosome 16, fDenClu1.1, whole genome shotgun sequence genome encodes these proteins:
- the tent4b gene encoding terminal nucleotidyltransferase 4B, with protein sequence MDPRIAWFQPEQRGPANNLWMQIWETTLGVGNLYFNNNYSHGPKALSNGAAANSIAAEDATPGEAARSQGMSALRADVAEQADFLPLETNNNHNNRAAAGRGGGAGAWRSTPDAAGQRKKIKTDNKASTYGYNSSLPELRASSVYTGTPWKTRNYTEGVIGLHEEILDFYEYMSPRPEEERMRLEVVDRIKRVIIEMWPSADVQVFGSFSTGLYLPTSDIDLVVFGNWEALPLWTLEAALRKKNVADESSVKVLDKATVPIIKLTDSYTEVKVDISFNVQNGVKAAELIKDYKKKFPVLPYLVLVLKHFLLQRDLNEVFTGGIGSYSLFLMVVSFLQMHEREEGSSPNANIGVLLIEFFELYGRNFNYVKTGIRIKDGGSYVAKDEVQKSMLDGYRPSMLYIEDPLQPGNDVGRSSYGAMQVRVAFNNAYMELSHAVSPIAKYYPNNESESILGRIIRVTQEVAEYRDWISKLWGSEPALNGNDVTLESQQLDECNNNLSEEVSPHTRTSPKTFTPPSFPSSSPSSSPSPSSTVSSSSDADSDGTPCKTVKQVPARSSSTHRENTDRVATNHKAQSHSANTPSSNSKGSKAKQCRPSKSPQGQQSTPSNNKTHHNSKPHHQGNSKKRKP encoded by the exons ATGGATCCGAGAATCGCCTGGTTCCAGCCAGAACAGCGCGGGCCCGCCAACAACTTGTGGATGCAGATTTGGGAGACGACGCTGGGTGTGGGGAACCTGTACTTCAACAACAACTACAGCCACGGTCCAAAAGCTCTCAGCAACGGCGCGGCTGCCAACAGCATCGCGGCGGAGGACGCGACCCCCGGCGAGGCTGCCAGGAGCCAGGGCATGTCTGCTCTACGGGCCGACGTCGCGGAGCAAGCGGACTTCCTCCCTCTGGAGACgaacaacaaccacaacaaccGCGCCGCTGCCGGCAGGGGCGGCGGTGCGGGAGCCTGGCGGTCGACGCCGGACGCCGCGGGGCAGCGCAAGAAGATCAAAACGGACAACAAGGCCAGCACGTACGGATACAACAGCAGCCTGCCGGAGCTCCGCGCCAGCTCCGTGTACACGGGCACGCCGTGGAAGACGAGGAACTACACGGAGGGAGTAATAGG GCTTCATGAGGAAATTCTTGACTTCTATGAGTACATGTCCCCTCGGCCAGAGGAGGAGCGTATGAGGTTGGAGGTTGTCGATCGGATCAAGAGGGTCATCATAGAAATGTGGCCCAGCGCCGAT GTTCAAGTGTTTGGTAGTTTCAGCACAGGCCTTTATTTGCCAACAAG TGACATTGATCTGGTGGTGTTTGGGAACTGGGAGGCGCTCCCTCTCTGGACTCTGGAAGCCGCCCTACGCAAGAAGAACGTGGCAGATGAGAGTTCTGTGAAAGTATTGGACAAGGCCACG GTGCCCATCATCAAACTTACAGATTCCTACACAGAAGTCAAAGTGGACATCAGCTTCAATGTGCAGAATGGCGTGAAGGCTGCTGAGCTCATCAAAGACTATAAAAAG AAATTCCCAGTGCTTCCATACCTGGTGCTAGTGCTGAAGCATTTCCTGCTTCAAAGGGATCTGAATGAAGTGTTCACAGGAGGCATCGGCTCATACAGCCTCTTTCTCATGGTGGTCAGCTTCCTGCAG ATGCACGAAAGGGAAGAAGGCTCCAGTCCTAATGCCAACATTGGCGTTCTTCTGATCGAGTTCTTTGAACTCTATGGGCGGAACTTCAACTACGTGAAGACAGGGATACGGATAAAGGACGGGGGCAGCTACGTGGCCAAAGACGAGGTTCAAAAGAGTATGCTGGACGGATACCGGCCCTCAATGCTCTATATTGAGGATCCTTTGCAACCGG GCAATGACGTGGGCCGGAGCTCCTATGGTGCCATGCAGGTCAGGGTGGCCTTCAACAATGCTTACATGGAACTCAGTCATGCTGTATCCCCCATTGCCAAGTACTACCCCAACAATGAGTCCGAGAG CATATTGGGCAGAATCATTCGTGTCACCCAAGAAGTTGCAGAGTACAGAGACTGGATAAGCAAGCTCTGGGGCTCTGAACCTGCTTTAAATG GCAATGATGTGACCCTGGAGTCACAACAGCTAGATGAGTGCAACAATAACCTTTCTGAGGAGGTTTCCCCACATACTAGGACCTCGCCAAAAACTTTTACACCTCCCTCATTCCCCTCatcttccccctcctcctcaccaTCTCCCTCTTCTACGGTATCCAGCTCCAGTGATGCG GATTCTGATGGAACTCCCTGTAAAACCGTGAAGCAGGTGCCTGCTCGCAGTTCCAGTACTCATAGAGAGAACACGGATAGAGTTGCAACCAACCACAAGGCTCAGAGCCACTCCGCCAACACCCCCAGCAGCAACAGCAAGGGTAGCAAA GCCAAGCAGTGTCGCCCCAGCAAAAGCCCACAAGGCCAGCAGAGCACCCCATCTAACAACAAGACCCACCATAACAGCAAGCCTCATCATCAGGGCAACAGCAAGAAGAGGAAACCTTGA